The nucleotide window TGACCACCGGTCGCGACCGTCGCTGTGGCTGGTTCGACGCGGTCATCGCCCGCTACGCGACCCGTGTGAACGGCCTGACGGACTTCTTCCTCACCAAGCTCGACGTTCTGACGGGCTGGGAGGAGATCCCGGTCTGCGTGGCGTACGAGATCGACGGCAAGCGCGTCGAGGAGCTGCCGTACTCGCAGTCGGACTTCCACCACGCGAAGCCGGTCTACGAGATGCTCCCCGGCTGGTCCGAGGACATCACCCGGGCGAAGTCCTTCTCGGACCTGCCGAAGAACGCCCAGAACTACGTCAAGGCGCTGGAGGAGATGTCTGGCGCTCCGATCTCCGCGATCGGCGTGGGTCCCGGGCGGGACGAGACGATCGAGATCAACTCGTTCATCTGACGTCACGGACGGCGTTCCACGAGCAACCCGGTTCCACGAGCACGGCGGCGGCGGCCGGCCTCTTCGCAGGAGGCCGGCCGCCGTTGTCGTGGTCCTACTTGGTCGTTTCCTGTTCGTCGCGTCCCCAGACGGCCATCCCGCCGATGAGGACGAGCACGAGGCCCACCGCCGCGCCCCAGAACAGGAAGCGCGGGCCGGCGGAGGCGATGAGGACGCCGCCGAGGGCCACGCCGATCGGCTCCACGCCGAACGACAGCGTGCGGAAGGCGCTGTTGACGCGGCCCTGGAGGGCGTCCGGGGTGGCGGAGAGCCGGTAGGTGACCAGGGACACCGCGAAGACCGGCCAGAGGAGGTTGGTGATCAGCAAGCCCGCCGTGAGCATGTAGATCGACGAGGCGCTCGCCATCATGGCGGCCGCGGCCGCCCACAGGAACACCGAGCCGAGGGTCAGTCCACGCAGCCCGACGTGGTCGCGCAGCCAGGAGGCCGCCAGCGCGCTGAGCACCGTGCCGAGACCGACGACGGCCAGGATCAGGCCGATCACCCCGGCGTTGACGTCCAGCTCGTCGGTGGCCAGGACGATGGTGGCCAGGTTCAACGGCGCCTGGAGGAAGTTGATCAGCGTGACCATGATCATGAGCAGCCGGAGCAGGCGCTGACGCCAGAGGAAGGACATGCCTTCCTTGAGGTCGGCCATGATCGAGCCGTCCTCCTTGGGTGTCCGCTCGTCCTGGAAGCCACTGCGGACGAACAGCAGGGACACCCCTGAGAACAGATACGTCACCGCGTCAACCGCGTAGCCGTAGACCGCGCCGAGGGTGGAGTTGCGGGCCAGCCCGATCAGCACGCCGGAGAGCGCGGATCCGCCCACGCCGGCGGCGGAGTCGCCGATCTCGTTGAGGGCGTTGGCGGACGCCAGCTGATCGTCGGTGACCAGCTTGGGGAGGGCGGACAGGTGCGCGATGTTGGAGAAGACGTGCCCGATGCCCTCGAGGAACGCCACCACCGCCAGGTGCAGGACGGTCAGGCTGTCCATGGCGTAGGCGAGCGGCACGGTCGCCAGCACCAGGAAGCGGCCCAAGTCGGCGACGATCATCACCCTGCGGCGGTCCCACCGGTCGACGAGAACGCCGGCCAGCAGGGTCAGCAGCAGATAGGGGGCGAGCCGGGCCGCTCCGACGAGACCGGCCAGCGCGGGCGAGCCCGAGATGCCGAGCGCGAGAATCGGCACGGCCAGGTTGGACAGCGAGGTCCCCACCGACGAGACGGTGAAGCCGCTCCACAGGAGCATGAAGTCCCGGTTGGTCAGCACGCCGCGCCAACGGCCCTTCGCCGCCCCGGAGGCCTCCGGTGCCGGGCCGTCCTCCTGAGCGGGGGAGGACGCGGTTCCTTCAGTTGTCATCTGCGCCGACCAACTCCCTTGTCATCCGTGGCGATCATGTCCCCGTTCGTCGTCAGCTGTACTTCCCCAGGAATGAGGCCAGTCCTTCGACCTGACGCTCGAAATCCGGGCGCTCGGTGGCGCAGCTGACCCGCAGCCAGCCGAACCCGCCGGGTGTCTTGGCCTCCGCGAGACCCGTGTCGCCCGTGAAACAGGCGAGCGGGAAGCAAGCCACCTGCGCCTCGTCGTACAGGCTGCGCCCGAAGACCGCGGGGTCGGGGTCCGGCAGGGGCACGCGGAGGAGGTGGTTGAACCCCGCCGCCATGGGCGTGGTGACGGCGTTCCACGGGGCCAGGGCGTCCTCGACCAGCCGCCGGTTGTCGAAGATCAGCTGGTACATGTCGTGCACCTCGTCGGCGTACTCGTCCAGCTGGGACGTGTCGCTCACGGCCAGGAGCGCGCGCGACTCCTCGTTGAGGTGCCCGAAGCGCTGCCACAGGGTGTCCGAGATCCCGGTGACGCCATGTCTGCGCCGCTGCAGGTACCCGGAGAAGGCCAGGTCGCGGGCGATGCCGAGGACCGCCACCAGGGGCGGGCAGCCGCCGAAGCGCCGGTTCTCTATGAAGGTGATGAAATCCGCGTGGCCGAGGACATAGCCGAATCTGAGGCCGCTCACCGCGCGCCTTTTGGCAAGGCTGTCCACGACGAGAGTCCGGGCCCAATGGTCATGGCGGTCCAGCGCGGCTCCGTAATTCAATGTGCGGATTTCCTCATGGGCCGCGAAATCGGTACTGATCTTGTCCAGGACGAGTTGGACACCGCGTCTTTCGAGAATACCGATGATCTCGTCGAACTCCGCCTCGGTGTGTTGCTCGCCCGATGGGTTGTTCGGCTCGGTGAGGAGTAGTGCGGTGGCTCCGGTGGATTCCAGCGCGGCGTCGATCTCGGCGGGATCGGGAAGGAAACGCCCTTCGCTTCCGGAAAATACTTCGTGGAATCTCAGTCCGGCGGAAAGGATCGTCTGGTGGACGATGGAGTATTGCGGTCCGGCGACGAGTACGGTTTCCGTATTCCGCTCCTGGCGGAGAAACTCGAACGCCAGCCGGATTCCCTCCGCCGCGCCCACGGTGAGGGCCGAGTCGATCGGGGCGTCCAGGGGACTTCCCTTGAGGCTCTCCTCGTAGACGAGCGCGCCGCAGCGCAGTATCGACTCGCCCAGCGGACCGCAGTAGCAGTTGATGTACTTCCAGTCTCGGGCGTCTTCGGCGATGCTGCGCAGTATCACGGACGGCGGGCGCAGATAGTTGACGCCCGACGAGATCATATGGACCGTGCCGCCCTGGTAGCTCGAGTAGTCGACCGTGTTGTGGTGACGTTCGAGCTCGTTGATGAGCGACTCTTTCCAGGAGATCTTCTCGATCTGCCGTCCGAGCAGCAGCGCATCGCCATGCGTGGTCGCCATGGTGGGGTCCGTGCTCCAGTTCATCGTTGGATCGGGGATCGCGTGGGGTACGGGCGGACCGGACTGCCCGGGTGCGCGGCTACCCGAGTACGAGGTCGGCCGCGGCCTTGGCGATCGCGGGTGCCAGCCGGTAGCCGGATCCGTTCGCGGCGCCGGCGAAGACCAGCCGGGGGTCGCCCGCGAGGGGCTGCACCAGCGGGGTCCGGTCCGGGCTGTAGGCGTCGCAGAACACGCGGCCGGACGAGGCGGCCGAGGCGAGGTCCGGCGCGTACCGCCCGAGCACGGCGCGCGCTTCGGCGATGTCCTGGCCGGTCAGGCAGGTGGGCAGGGTGTCCGGGGTGACGTCCCACTCCTGGCAGGTGTAGCTGAACAGCCAGTAGCCGCGTTCCCGCAGCGGCAGCAGGAAGGCGTCCTCGTCGTGGAGGACGACGAGCCGGTCGTCGGGACCGGGGCGGTCGGCGATGTGCAGGGCGACGACCTTCTTCACCCGCGCGCCCAGTGGGCCCACCAGCGGGGCCCAGGCATCGGCGTGCAGCCAGGGCCCGGGGGCCAGGACGACGCGGCCGGCCCGGATGGACTCACCCGTCGCGAGGCGGAGTTCGATGCCGTCGGGGGTCTGCTCCAGGCCTTGGACGTGGACGCCCTCGCGGACGACGACCCGGTCGCGCAGCTGGTTCACGAGGTGCGCCGTCAGCGCGGGGACGTCGGCGTAGTGGCAGCCGTGTCCGTGCCAGACGGAGGTCTCGGCCGGTGCCTTCGCGAAGCGATGGGTGAAATCCGCCGCGGGGGTCAGACCGGCAAGCGGCAGATACTTCTCCCGCTCGGCCTCGAACGTGTCCGCCGAGGCGATGACGGACATGGGAACGGGAAAGATGGGCAGCTCTGGCTGCTCGGATCTGAGCTGTTCGTAGAAACGGTGACTGTAGGCCGTCGACTCGCGGACGCGAGCGTTTCCCCCGCGGGGAAAGTGCAAACCTGCGGATCTCCGGCTGGCGCCACCGGCCACCTCCGCCCGGTCGAGCAGGGCGATCGATGCCGATGGGGCGCGGGCGGCGATTTCCCGGGCGGTCATGCCGCCGATGATTCCCGCACCTAATACCGCGATGTCGACGCGTATCATACCTGCCCCGCACGGAGCGGCAGAAGGCGCTCACGCTGCGGCAGACGGCTCTCTAAGCATGACGAAATGGTCATTCTTGCTCCCCCGTGCATCTTTTGGACGTGCTGGTCGGGCCGTGGTGTGCGGCTGCAACTTGCGTCAGTCAACTGTGCGGCGATCGAATCTGTCAACAGGCGGCAGCGGATTTCGTCGATGTGACCCGGATCACTCACCTTATATTCGGCAATCCGGCAAAATTTGGACATCCGTGATAATTGAAAAGTAGATTGACCCGGGAATGGAGCGCAGGCTAACTTGCCATTCGACGTCCATTCGGTTTCTTTATCGAGCCGGCAAGAATCGCTCGTAGATCCGGACTCGGCCGAAGCAGTAAATTTCCGGCCGACACCGATGTTTATACCGGTGGACTAGAGGTGAACGTTCGGTCGCCACACCCACCACTTCCTCGGGGCCCCGCCCCGTCACGCACATGCGCCATCGAAAGCAATGAGCCACTCGTACGGGGAGGTACGCACTATGCGTGGAACGTTGGTCAACCCGGTCATCGCCGACAGAAACCTTCGTTGGACGGTCTGCGACTGGGACTACTCCGGACTCGACGAGGACCTGGTGTGGCAGGCGGGTCTGGCGGCCGGCGCGGCACAGACGTCCGGCCGGTTCACCGACGCCCTCAAGCTTCTGGTCGACGGCGAGTTCGTCAAGGATCCGAAGGCCTGGCCGGGAGGTCTCGGCTCGCCGGAAACGCCATGGGAGTGGCTCGACCGTGCCGTACGGTCCACCGAGGGCGGCGCGGACGCCGTGCTCTACTACGCCCGGGGCCTTCAGGAGTACCACCGGGGTCTGTTCGAGGCACTGCTCGGCGGGCTGGCTCCGCTCCTCACCCGGATCGGGCTGCCCTGCGGCTACATAGAGTCCGAGCTTTTCCTCGGCCGGTACGCGGCCACCCCCGGTGGCATCCACCGGGAGGGGTGCACGAACCTGCACATGGTCCTCCAGGGCAAGAAGGTCATGCACCTGTGGGACAGCAACGACTGGATCCCGGCCGGCACGGATATCCGCGCCGACGTCGACCCGCTCGGCAACGTCGAGGAGGAGTACCTCCCCGACCTGCGCTTCAGCGAGGTCGAGCACCTCACCACCACGACCCTGCGGCCGGGCCCGGGCCAGGCGATGTTCTGGCGCAGCGGCATCTGGCACGTGGGCGACACCCCCGAGCCCTCGCTCTCGGTCAACGTGGCCATGTACACCGGCAGCTTCGACAACCCCCGGCCGTGGATCGACGTGCCCGTCGGCGCGGACGGGCAGCTGCCCGCCGAGTGGCTCGCCGAGTACCGGGACTTCGCCCGGATCGCCGACTCCGACGAGGAGGCGCTGGCCCTCGCCTCATCCATCGGCATGCGCGGCATCGCCACGCGGAACCCGCTGCCCGACGCCGCACCCGCCGCCGTCCGCCGACGCACCCCCGCACCCCTGCTGTGGGTCCGCAGCGGCGAGGACGCGCTGGTCGCGACGCACGGCGCGGTCGAGCGGTTCCCCGCCGCCACCGCGGACTGGGTGGCCGAGCTTGCGGCCCGCGGTACCGACGAGGAACTGGCCGTCACCCCGGCGACCAGGGACCTGGCCCGCTGGCTGGAGCGCCACTCGCTGGTCGACGGCTCCTGACCCCCGTCGCCGCCGGCGCCGGTTCGGCCATGTGCGCCGGATCAGCCCGCGGCGTCCGGTGCCGTGCGTCGCACGGCGGAGGGCTGCCCTCGTACGGGGGTACCCGGATGTGCCCGACCAAGCGGCGGAGTGCGGTGCCCGACCACGCGGCGGGGCGCGGCGCCCGACCACGCGGCGGCGCACGGTGCCAGGCGTCGCGGGCACGGCCGGGGGATCGTCAGAGCCTGTGTCTCGACCCAGACCGGGCCCGCGAAGCAGACGCAGGCTCTCGGACAGGCCCCGGCCCCGCCCGCCCGGGCGACGGCCCAAGCGGGCACGTCCACAGAAGGCGTCACCACAACAGAAGGGACCAGCATGACCGAGTCCGAGCAGGACTGGACCGAACAGGACTCCGCCGACTTCATCGCGTACGGGAAGTACTTCGTCCCGGACCGGGAGGTCCAGGCCGACGTCGTGACCTCGGTCGTCCCCCGGCCACCGGCCGGGGCCCGGATCCTCGACCTGTGTTGCGGCCAGGGCCGGCTGAGCGAGGCGTTGCTGCGGGCCTTCCCCGAGGCGCACGTCACCGGCCTCGACATCAGCAAGACCATGCTGAGCAGTGCCGAGCAGGAACTCGCCGGGTTCGGCGACCGCTTCCGCACCGAGCAGTTCGACCTCGGTGCCGCCGACTGGCGCGTACGGGACGAGGCTCCGTGGGCGGTGGTCTCCTCCCTCGCCGTGCACCACCTCGACGCCGAGGGCAAGCAGCGCCTGTTCGCCGACACGCACCGCATGCTGCGGCCGGGCGGCGCCCTCGTGCTGGCCGACCTGATCGACCCCACCGGCCCGCTCGGCGTGGAACTCGCCCGGCGGATGTGGGACGAGTCGGTGCGCCGGCAGAGCGAGGCGGCGGGCGCCCCCGAGGCGTACGAGAAGTTCCACGAACTGCAGTGGAGCCACTACCACTACCCGGACCCCCTGGACCGGCCCTCGCCGCTGGGCGACCAGCTCCAGTGGCTGCGTGAGGCCGGGTTCACACAGGTCGACGCGTACTGGATGAAGGCCGGCCACGCGATCTTCGGCGGCATCAAGCAGGGAGAGCACTGAGCCATGACCGACCGCGCCCACCCCCGGATGTTCTTCGGCAACTTCGTCAACGAACTGATGGTCACCGTCCCGACAGCGCGCCACGCCAAGGCGCTCGTCGCAGTCTCACCCCGCAAGGTCTGGCTGACCCGCCCCGGCGACGTGGTGGTCCTCCCGACCCCGCCCGCCGAACCCCTCTGGGAGTACGCCACCGGACTGCTGGGCTTCTCCCGGTCCGACGTCACCGCCGTGGCCGCCCCCACCGACGACCTGGTCACCCTCACCGAGGCGGTACGCCGGGCCGGACTCGTCGACCGCCTCAGGGAACTGGTGGCGGGCGCCCCGGGACTGCGGTTCCAGCCCTTCGCCATGGACCGGCCCGCGCTCGAACTGGCCGCCGAGATCGGTGCGCCCGTCGACGGCTACGACGGGGGCCGGCCCTCGGACGAGACCGTCGAGGCCGTCTACCGGATCAACACCAAGCCCGGTTTCCGCGCCGCCGCCGGTGAACTCGGCATCAAGGTCGCGGACGGCCGGGTCGCACAGGACCGCGCCGGACTGCTGGAGGCGGCCCGGGAGACGGTGACCGAGTACGGCGGGGCGGTGATCAAGCCCGTCCGCGGCTCCAACGGCTACGGGGTGCGCTTCCTGTCGAAGGAGGACCTGACCGGCCTGGAAGCCACGGTGGACGCGTATCTGGCCACCGTCGCCGATCAGCCGACGGGCTGGCTCGTGGAACAGCGGCTGGACCTGGCGCGCGTGGTGACCGTGGAGATGGAGGCCACCGCCGAGGGCCCGAAGGTGCTGCACGTGGGCGAGATGCGGACCCCGAACGGCAGCTTCAGCGGTCAGGTGACCCCGATCGAGGAGAACTCGCCGGCCGTGGACAAGCTCGTCGCGGACGGCATGGCCTTCGGCGGCCATCTGCACCGCCTCGGCTACCGCGGCCCCTTCGACATCGACGGCGGCATCACGACCGACGGACAGCTCTACACGACCGAGAGCAACCTCCGCCGGACCGGTTGCACCTATCTCGATCTGCTGGTCAGGCGCCTGCTGGGCACCGAGAAGGCCGCCGACGCCGTATGGCTCGCCGACTCCCGGGCCGGCGGTGGCACCCCCGACTTCGCCACCGGCCTCGACCTGGTCCGCAAGGCGGGCCTGGCCTTCGAACCGGGCGGCGAGCAGGGCGTGGTGCTCACCGCCGACACCCTCGCCTTCGACGGCAAGTGGCGCTACCTGATCCTCGCCGACAGCCACCGAGGGGTCGAGGAACTGGAGAGCCGCCTGGCCGCCACGCTCCAACTGGTCTGACCCCGATGCTGACCACCGGAATCGACATCCGCCCCAGCACCACCGACAACGTCGGCCTGTTCGCCACGGAACCGATCCCGGCCGGCACCGTGGTCTGGCTCCCCTGCGCCAAGTGCCCGACCTGGTCCGCCGGCGAGCTCGACGCGGTGCCCGCCGACCGGTTCGGGCTGCTGGACAAGTACGGCCATCTGCTGACCGACGGCAGCCTCCTGCTGCCCTGCATGGGCGCGTTCCTCATGAACCACTCCTGCGAGGCCAATGTGCTCGACACCGGCCTGGACTTCGGTCTCGCCGTCCGGGACATCGCCCCCGGCGACGAGGTGACCTGCGACTACGCCACGTTCACCGAGGACGAGGGCTGGTCGATGACCTGCAACTGCGGCCTGCCGGGCTGCCGCGGCGCCATCACCACCGAACAGGGGCACGACCCGGAGCTGCGTGCGCGGCTGACGGCCCGCATCGACGCCGTACTGCCCCGCGTGGCCGAGGTGGACCAGCCCCTGCACGACGTCGTGTCCTCGGTGAGCCGCGCCTACGCCCGGGTCCGGCAGGGCGCGACCACCGTGGCACAGGCGGGCACCGGCACCACGGTCTGCTCCCCACCCCGGCCTCGCGCCCATCGCCCCACGGAACACGAGGTTCTGAAGTGACGACGAATCTGCTGGTCACCGCCACACCACCGACCCCCAACGGGGAACTCCACCTGGGCCACCTCTCCGGCCCCTACCTCTCCGGCGACGTCTTCGCGCGGCACCAGACCCAGCTGGGCGTGAACGTCGCCTATCTCTCCGGCATCGACGACAACCAGAGCTACACCGAGTCCCGCGCCGTACTCGACGGCACGACAGCCGAGGAGACCGCCGACCGGTACGGCGCACTCATCGAGCGGGCCTGGACCGAGACCGGTGTCGCGTTCGATGTCGTCGGCCACCCCCGGCGGCTCCCGCTGCACCGGAAGCTGACCCGGGACATCTTCACCGCGCTGTACGAGCGCGGCGACATCGTGGCCCGCGTCAAACCCCTGCCCTACTGCGTACCGTGCGACCGCTGGGCCTACGAGGCCTACGTGGCGGGTGCCTGCCCGCACTGCGGAACGAAGTCCGGTGGCAACGCCTGCGAGGTCTGCGGCCGGCCCAACGACTGCGGCAACCTCGCCGACCCGCACTGCACGATCTGCGGCGAGCCCTGCGAACCGCGCGACTGCGAGCGCTTGTACCTCCCGCTGGAGCGGCACCGCCGGGCACTGGAGGAGTTCTGGCACACCGCCGACATGAACGGCCACCTCACCGCCCTGTGCCGGTCCCTGGCCGACGGCGGGCTCCCCGAGATCGCCGTGTCCCACCCGGCGGACTGGGGGATCGAGGTACCCGTCCAGGGCTTCACCGAGCAGCGGATCTACGTCTGGTTCGAGATGGCCGCCGGATATCTGGCCGCCGCGGACGAACTCGGCGACTGGCGGGACTGGTGGTCCGGCGACGGCCGGGTCGTCCAGTTCTTCGGCTACGACAACGGCCTCTTCCACGCCGTGCTCTTCCCGGCGATCTTCTCCGCCTGGGACCCGGCGGTGAAGCTGCCCGTGGCGTTCGTGTCCAACGAGTTCTACCGGCTCGACGGGCTCAAGATCTCGACCAGCCGACGGCACGCGATCTGGATCCTGGACGCGCTGAAGACCGTACCCGCCGACCATCTGCGCCTGTATCTGTGCTGGGACCGGCCCACCGCCGCCCAGAGCAGCTTCACCCGGGAGGAGTTCGACTCCTTCCTCCACGGTGACCTGCTGCCGCGCTGGCACGGCTGGCTGACCGCACTGGCGGGCCGCGCCGAGACCGCGGCCGCGGGGGCCGAGCAGCAGGACCCCGGCCCGCGGGACCGACCGGCGGGGCGCCTGCGGACCCGTACCCGGCGGCTGCTGGAGCTCGTCGACGAGGCGTACGCCCTGCCGGACTTCTCGCCGCGCACCGCCATCCAGCTCCTCGACGTGCTCGTACGGGAGGCCGCCGAGGCCGGTGAGGACGCCGACCACATCGCCGACGAGCCCGGTCTGCGCGAG belongs to Streptomyces graminofaciens and includes:
- a CDS encoding SET domain-containing protein produces the protein MLTTGIDIRPSTTDNVGLFATEPIPAGTVVWLPCAKCPTWSAGELDAVPADRFGLLDKYGHLLTDGSLLLPCMGAFLMNHSCEANVLDTGLDFGLAVRDIAPGDEVTCDYATFTEDEGWSMTCNCGLPGCRGAITTEQGHDPELRARLTARIDAVLPRVAEVDQPLHDVVSSVSRAYARVRQGATTVAQAGTGTTVCSPPRPRAHRPTEHEVLK
- a CDS encoding NAD(P)/FAD-dependent oxidoreductase, with protein sequence MIRVDIAVLGAGIIGGMTAREIAARAPSASIALLDRAEVAGGASRRSAGLHFPRGGNARVRESTAYSHRFYEQLRSEQPELPIFPVPMSVIASADTFEAEREKYLPLAGLTPAADFTHRFAKAPAETSVWHGHGCHYADVPALTAHLVNQLRDRVVVREGVHVQGLEQTPDGIELRLATGESIRAGRVVLAPGPWLHADAWAPLVGPLGARVKKVVALHIADRPGPDDRLVVLHDEDAFLLPLRERGYWLFSYTCQEWDVTPDTLPTCLTGQDIAEARAVLGRYAPDLASAASSGRVFCDAYSPDRTPLVQPLAGDPRLVFAGAANGSGYRLAPAIAKAAADLVLG
- a CDS encoding class I SAM-dependent methyltransferase, translated to MTESEQDWTEQDSADFIAYGKYFVPDREVQADVVTSVVPRPPAGARILDLCCGQGRLSEALLRAFPEAHVTGLDISKTMLSSAEQELAGFGDRFRTEQFDLGAADWRVRDEAPWAVVSSLAVHHLDAEGKQRLFADTHRMLRPGGALVLADLIDPTGPLGVELARRMWDESVRRQSEAAGAPEAYEKFHELQWSHYHYPDPLDRPSPLGDQLQWLREAGFTQVDAYWMKAGHAIFGGIKQGEH
- a CDS encoding class I tRNA ligase family protein; this translates as MTTNLLVTATPPTPNGELHLGHLSGPYLSGDVFARHQTQLGVNVAYLSGIDDNQSYTESRAVLDGTTAEETADRYGALIERAWTETGVAFDVVGHPRRLPLHRKLTRDIFTALYERGDIVARVKPLPYCVPCDRWAYEAYVAGACPHCGTKSGGNACEVCGRPNDCGNLADPHCTICGEPCEPRDCERLYLPLERHRRALEEFWHTADMNGHLTALCRSLADGGLPEIAVSHPADWGIEVPVQGFTEQRIYVWFEMAAGYLAAADELGDWRDWWSGDGRVVQFFGYDNGLFHAVLFPAIFSAWDPAVKLPVAFVSNEFYRLDGLKISTSRRHAIWILDALKTVPADHLRLYLCWDRPTAAQSSFTREEFDSFLHGDLLPRWHGWLTALAGRAETAAAGAEQQDPGPRDRPAGRLRTRTRRLLELVDEAYALPDFSPRTAIQLLDVLVREAAEAGEDADHIADEPGLREEFAQRVAAQLSAAAALAVGLHPVAPAMAQQLWAGLQLPGDVAEVRWAQALEGISVPAKIADLGGVCSLFAPR
- a CDS encoding peptide ligase PGM1-related protein; amino-acid sequence: MTDRAHPRMFFGNFVNELMVTVPTARHAKALVAVSPRKVWLTRPGDVVVLPTPPAEPLWEYATGLLGFSRSDVTAVAAPTDDLVTLTEAVRRAGLVDRLRELVAGAPGLRFQPFAMDRPALELAAEIGAPVDGYDGGRPSDETVEAVYRINTKPGFRAAAGELGIKVADGRVAQDRAGLLEAARETVTEYGGAVIKPVRGSNGYGVRFLSKEDLTGLEATVDAYLATVADQPTGWLVEQRLDLARVVTVEMEATAEGPKVLHVGEMRTPNGSFSGQVTPIEENSPAVDKLVADGMAFGGHLHRLGYRGPFDIDGGITTDGQLYTTESNLRRTGCTYLDLLVRRLLGTEKAADAVWLADSRAGGGTPDFATGLDLVRKAGLAFEPGGEQGVVLTADTLAFDGKWRYLILADSHRGVEELESRLAATLQLV
- a CDS encoding MFS transporter, whose protein sequence is MTTEGTASSPAQEDGPAPEASGAAKGRWRGVLTNRDFMLLWSGFTVSSVGTSLSNLAVPILALGISGSPALAGLVGAARLAPYLLLTLLAGVLVDRWDRRRVMIVADLGRFLVLATVPLAYAMDSLTVLHLAVVAFLEGIGHVFSNIAHLSALPKLVTDDQLASANALNEIGDSAAGVGGSALSGVLIGLARNSTLGAVYGYAVDAVTYLFSGVSLLFVRSGFQDERTPKEDGSIMADLKEGMSFLWRQRLLRLLMIMVTLINFLQAPLNLATIVLATDELDVNAGVIGLILAVVGLGTVLSALAASWLRDHVGLRGLTLGSVFLWAAAAAMMASASSIYMLTAGLLITNLLWPVFAVSLVTYRLSATPDALQGRVNSAFRTLSFGVEPIGVALGGVLIASAGPRFLFWGAAVGLVLVLIGGMAVWGRDEQETTK
- a CDS encoding pyridoxal phosphate-dependent aminotransferase, whose amino-acid sequence is MATTHGDALLLGRQIEKISWKESLINELERHHNTVDYSSYQGGTVHMISSGVNYLRPPSVILRSIAEDARDWKYINCYCGPLGESILRCGALVYEESLKGSPLDAPIDSALTVGAAEGIRLAFEFLRQERNTETVLVAGPQYSIVHQTILSAGLRFHEVFSGSEGRFLPDPAEIDAALESTGATALLLTEPNNPSGEQHTEAEFDEIIGILERRGVQLVLDKISTDFAAHEEIRTLNYGAALDRHDHWARTLVVDSLAKRRAVSGLRFGYVLGHADFITFIENRRFGGCPPLVAVLGIARDLAFSGYLQRRRHGVTGISDTLWQRFGHLNEESRALLAVSDTSQLDEYADEVHDMYQLIFDNRRLVEDALAPWNAVTTPMAAGFNHLLRVPLPDPDPAVFGRSLYDEAQVACFPLACFTGDTGLAEAKTPGGFGWLRVSCATERPDFERQVEGLASFLGKYS